The proteins below come from a single Microtus ochrogaster isolate Prairie Vole_2 chromosome 8, MicOch1.0, whole genome shotgun sequence genomic window:
- the LOC113456530 gene encoding insulin-like, whose translation MPMEQMNKCPASASSPSTSSSTSTQVECLDTATGAPPALAEAADTGPASRSSPKQFRKRIFGTSDSPVLFIHRPGTSGTTRRLEYRGRVVTTELQVIVHEEDPRRFRAAATSKARALALPAPRPAPRPAPRPAPRPEPRPEQKPEPKPEPKPEPKPEQPPARAAGDRDPSPEARCCGLWPRRSPSSQN comes from the exons ATGCCCATGGAGCAGATGAACAAATGCCCAG CCTCAGCCTCGTCCCCTTCCACCTCTTCCTCAACATCGACCCAGGTGGAGTGTCTGGACACCGCAACCGGAGCACCCCCTGCTTTGGCGGAGGCTGCTGATACTGGCCCAGCCAGCAGATCATCACCCAAGCAATTTCGGAAGAGGATCTTTGGCACCAGTGATTCCCCGGTCCTCTTTATCCACCGTCCGGGAACTTCAGGGACTACGAGGCGACTAGAGTACAG GGGCCGAGTAGTCACCACCGAGCTCCAGGTCATTGTGCACGAGGAGGACCCCAGGCGATTTCGGGCTGCTGCAACTTCTAAGGCTAGAGCTCTTGCCCTGCCTGCGCCAAGGCCTGCACCAAGGCCTGCGCCGAGGCCTGCGCCAAGGCCTGAGCCTAGGCCTGAGCAGAAGCCGGAGCCGAAGCCCGAGCCGAAGCCCGAGCCGAAGCCCGAGCAGCCACCGGCCAGAGCAGCCGGTGATCGTGATCCCAGCCCTGAGGCCCGCTGCTGTGGCCTGTGGCCCAGGAGATCCCCAAGCTCCCAGAACTGA
- the Ins gene encoding insulin, whose protein sequence is MALWMRLLPLLALLVLWEPNPAQAFVNQHLCGSHLVEALYLVCGERGFFYTPKSRRGVENPQVAQLELGGGPGAGDLQTLALEVAQQKRGIVDQCCTSICSLYQLENYCN, encoded by the exons ATGGCCCTGTGGATGCGCCTTCTGCCCCTGCTGGCCCTGCTGGTCCTCTGGGAGCCCAACCCTGCCCAGGCTTTTGTCAACCAGCACCTTTGTGGTTCCCACCTTGTGGAGGCGCTCTACCTGGTATGCGGGGAGCGTGGCTTCTTCTACACACCCAAGTCACGACGTGGAGTAGAGAACCCACAAG TGGCACAACTGGAGCTGGGTGGGGGCCCTGGAGCAGGCGACCTCCAGACCTTGGCACTGGAGGTCGCCCAGCAGAAGCGCGGCATTGTGGATCAGTGCTGCACCAGCATCTGCTCGCTCTACCAGCTGGAGAACTACTGCAACTAG